The following are encoded in a window of Anas platyrhynchos isolate ZD024472 breed Pekin duck chromosome 30, IASCAAS_PekinDuck_T2T, whole genome shotgun sequence genomic DNA:
- the LOC139999855 gene encoding olfactory receptor 14C36-like, producing MSNSSSITEFLLLAFADTWEMQLLHFVLFLGIYLAALLGNSLILTAVACDHRLHTPMYFFLLNLALIDLGCISTTVPKAMANSLWDTRAISYAGCAAQVFLTVFLFSAEYSLLTVMSYDRYVAICKPLHYGTLLGSRACAQMAAAAWGSGVLSAVLHTASTFSLPFCQGNAVNQFFCEIPQILKLSCPQTFLSEVSVLMGNIFIDFGCFVFLVLSYVQIIRAVLRMPSEKGRHKAFSMCLPHLAVVSLFLSTVMFTYLKPPSISFPFLDLVVAVLYSVVPPAVNPFIYSMRNQELKVALNKVISLRVFTDGKLLICLHK from the coding sequence atgtccaacagcagctccatcaccgagttcctcctgctggcattcgcagacacatgggagatgcagctcctgcacttcgtgctcttcctgggcatctacctggccgccctcctgggcaacagcctcatcctcactgccgtagcctgcgaccaccgcctccacacccccatgtacttcttcctcctcaaccttgccctgattgacctgggctgcatctccaccactgtccccaaagccatggccaattccctctgggacaccagggccatttcctatgcaggatgtgctgcacaggtctttctgaCCGTCTTCTTGTTTTCAGCAGAGtattctcttctcactgtcatgtcctatgaccgctacgttgccatctgcaagcccctgcactacgggaccctcctgggcagcagagcctgtgcccagatggcagcagctgcctggggcagcggggttctcagtgctgtcctgcacacggccagtacattttccctgcccttctgccaaggcaatgctgtgaaccaatttttctgtgaaattccccagatcctcaagctctcctgtcCACAGACCTTCCTTAGTGAAGTTTCGGTTCTTATGGGTAATATTTTCATCGATTTTGGGTGTTTTGTATTCCTTGTGCTCTCCTATGTTCAGATCATCAGggccgtgctgaggatgccctctgagaagggccggcacaaagccttctccatgtgcctccctcacctggccgtggtctccctgtttctcagcactgtcATGTttacctacctgaagcccccctccatctccttcccATTCCTGGACCTGgttgtggcagttctgtactcagtggttcccccagcagtgaaccccttcatctacagcatgagaaaccaggagctgaaagttGCACTGAACAAAGTGATTTCATTGAGAGTTTTCACTGATGGTAAACTTCTCATCTGTCTCCACAAATGA
- the LOC119714666 gene encoding uncharacterized protein, translating to MLLLLGDDVEVEQLNYLQLARATSFPLYVEQECVQETIILYCCLLKNKEHVPFAFRDVGVLTCEDDFLCMKFYPDCVKRLESAEDLIAMLHSRMWPAHPTALSGETTARAIQMFPRRITASKLQRVGGQPSSSPCHFFAGFHLTVRTRPEAKVWFASQQQAAGECRMRGVSLCHPGKLLQRRKLSLPTVRSWEPGTRQQDLEKKPSTSVLPPCPGSSPRTKKTDRQEAAPQAKSTSTALPTPEASRRLVQEVWNLSSQWDQTKSSWPLYQKRIKQARAEMAAWGAWSQGEDRETPQVTRQHDWIPHPPAQPRSKEVVRRWRKVQIPAPEEEWRAAAKLESLQPDHLSPRALQVLKRSEPHRSQQRVFRSAAEEKRLRQEQQQQRLPCARCWYRNGGEGAGNAEGSSGALSKGAGKLSRFPPLNGK from the exons ATGTTGCTTCTCCTTGGAGATGACGTCGAGGTCGAGCAGCTGAACTACCTGCAGCTAGCGCGAGCCACCTCCTTCCCACTGTACGTGGAGCAGGAGTGTGTGCAAGAGACCATCATCTTGTACTGTTGCCTCCTGAAGAACAAGGAGCACGTCCCCTTTGCCTTCAGGGACGTCGGTGTTTTGACGTGCGAGGATGATTTCCTGTGCATGAAGTTTTATCCGGACTGTGTTAAACGTCTGGAGAGCGCTGAGGACCTCATTGCAATGCTCCACAGT AGAATGTGGCCGGCACACCCGACTGCCTTGAGTGGAGAGACCACCGCTCGTGCGATCCAGATGTTCCCAAG GAGGATTACTGCCAGCAAGCTGCAACGGGTAGGAGGCCAGCCTTCTTCAAGCCCGTGTCATTTCTTTGCCGGGTTTCATCTGACTGTGAGGACAAGGCCAGAGGCCAAAGTGTGGTTCGCCTCgcagcagcaagctgcaggaGAGTGCAGGATGAGAGGAG TTTCATTGTGCCATCCTGGCAAGCTGCTGCAGAGGCGGAAGCTTTCCCTCCCCACGGTGAGAAGCTGGGAGCCAGGCACGAGGCAGCAAGATCTGGAGAAGAAGCCTTCCACCAG TGTGCTCCCCCCGTGTCCAGGCAGCTCCCCCAGGACAAAGAAGACAGACAGGCAggaagcagctcctcaagcCAAGTCCACCAGCACTGCGCTCCCTACTCCCGAAGCCTCTCGGAGATTGGTGCAG gagGTCTGGAACCTGTCCTCGCAGTGGGACCAAACAAAGAGCTCATGGCCCTTGTACCAAAAGCGAATAAAGCAAGCCCGGGCAGAAATGGCTGCTTGGGGAGCCTGGTCTCAGGGGGAGGACCGAGAGACACCTCAG GTCACCAGGCAACATGATTGGATTCCccatcccccagcccagcccaggagcAAGGAGGTCgtgaggaggtggaggaaggttCAGATCCCTGCCCCAGAAGAGGAGTGGAGAGCGGCAGCCAAGCTGGAGAGCCTCCAGCCTGA CCACCTTTCCCCACGAGCACTGCAAGTTTTGAAAAGGTCGGAGCCGCATCGCAGTCAACAAAGGGTGTTCAGAAGTGCTGCGGAGGAAAAGCGGCTGCggcaagagcagcagcagcagcggctccCCTG CGCTAGATGCTGGTACCGCAAcggaggggaaggtgctgggaatgctgaaggcagcagcgGAGCTCTGAGCAAAGGGGCTGGGAAGCTCTCCCGCTTTCCACCcctgaatggaaaataa